One window of Podarcis raffonei isolate rPodRaf1 chromosome 15, rPodRaf1.pri, whole genome shotgun sequence genomic DNA carries:
- the LOC128403186 gene encoding multidrug and toxin extrusion protein 1-like isoform X2, with translation MMALKRGILGLLLLTQVYVMIFIPALPATFIYQIQMRYLQNQRIIWPEVLCGIAGNIVNLIANYVFLYQLHMGVRGSAWANTIAQYSQAIALFLYIRWKKLHAETWGGWSTECLQEWDVFMALAVPSMLMTCIEWWTFEIGSFMIGLLGVLELSCQSIIYEVATIAYMIPFGISASVSVLVGNALGAGNFEEARKSFVVSILCTVFFFLLMGTLTASTKDVLAYIFTSDEEVVELVAKVIPVYVAFHLFEALCCTTSGVLRGTGKQKLGAIFNAVGYYAVGLPVAIVLVFVAKMGLIGLWLGMLICALIPCICSITYIGRMNWKQAAEEAQHRAGLTQRLPPEGLNSAPVPTKMAPSSGQTDAQNGAVLLSFSKTDGPTYQLRLQDETVTGLSTVGKVLTTRQLIIQRGLAVAAAVVILAIGVTIRFFTVKD, from the exons ATGATGGCCTTGAAGCGAGGGATTCTGGGATTGCTGCT GCTCACACAGGTTTACGTCATGATCTTCATCCCAGCCCTTCCT GCGACGTTTATTTACCAGATCCAGATGAGGTACCTGCAGAATCAG AGGATCATCTGGCCTGAGGTTCTGTGTGGCATTGCGGGAAACATCGTCAATCTGATTGCAAATTATGTCTTCCTCTACCAGCTTCACATGGGCGTTAG GGGCTCTGCCTGGGCCAACACCATTGCACAGTATTCGCAAGCCATTGCCCTCTTCCTGTACATCAGATGGAAAAAGCTTCACGCTGAAACCTGGGGAG GATGGTCCACCGAATGCCTCCAGGAATGGGACGTGTTTATGGCCTTAGCTGTTCCCAGCATGCTCATGACCTGCATTGAATGGTGGACCTTCGAAATCGGAAGTTTTATGATAG GTCTCCTCGGTGTCTTAGAGCTTTCGTGCCAATCCATCATTTACGAAGTGGCCACAATCGCCTACATG ATTCCATTTGGGATCAGTGCATCTGTTAGCGTCCTGGTGGGCAACGCCTTAGGGGCTGGGAATTTCGAGGAAGCCCGGAAATCCTTTGTGGTCTCCATTTTGTGCACAG TGTTTTTTTTCCTGCTGATGGGCACCCTGACAGCATCCACAAAGGACGTCCTAGCTTATATATTTACCAGCGATGA GGAGGTAGTTGAGCTCGTGGCAAAGGTGATTCCCGTCTACGTTGCTTTCCACCTCTTTGAAGCCCTTTGT TGTACCACCAGCGGGGTCCTGCGTGGCACCGGGAAACAGAAGCTTGGCGCCATCTTCAACGCCGTCGGGTACTACGCCGTGGGATTGCCAGTGGCCATCGTGCTGGTTTTCGTGGCCAAAATGGGACTCATAG GCCTCTGGCTGGGCATGTTGATATGTGCCCTTATCCCTTGCATATGTTCTATAACCTACATTGGCCGGATGAACTGGAAGCAGGCGGCTGAGGAG GCTCAGCACCGTGCAGGATTGACCCAGAGGCTGCCCCCGGAGGGTTTGAACTCGGCTCCCGTCCCAACCAAGATGGCTCCTTCTTCCG GCCAGACAGACGCTCAGAACGGAGCCGTCCTCCTTAGTTTCTCCAAGACCGACGGGCCAACTTACCAGCTCCGGCTGCAGGATGAGACGGTGACAGGCCTCTCCACTGTGGGAAAAGTCCTGACTACAAGGCAACTGATCATCCAGAGGGGACTGGCCGTTGCAGCTGCCGTCGTCATCCTGGCCATCGGCGTCACGATTCGGTTCTTCACCGTTAAAGATTAG